In Oncorhynchus masou masou isolate Uvic2021 chromosome 11, UVic_Omas_1.1, whole genome shotgun sequence, the genomic stretch ACCCTACATATAATTCTGTAATCACTGATATTGAATTGCTGAGTCTTCCCTAGCCACTATGGAGGAGAAGATCTACGACCTACAGGTGGCCAAGCAATCACTGTCGTTCCGGGTGGTGGACCAGCAGCAGATACAGAGACACTTCACTCTGTTTGAACTGACGCAGCTCTACATGTTTGAGCTGCTGGATGACCCCAACTCTGAGAAGAAGAGCAAGAGGACCACCCTGCTGCCCAAGGTGACCAGAGCTTCAAATTAAACACACAAGACTATTATAATCTCAATTATTAGAGTAGGGAGTTGAGTGACATTGTTTGTCTGTGTTTCCCAGGACATGGTGCTGGCAGAGCTGCTGCAGAGCTGTAAAGGGCAGATTGTCTGCTACCATGAACACGAGTCCCTGCTGGAccacaaagaggaggaggagctcaGTGAGGCTGACCGCAAAACTTCCTGGGCTGAGTACGAGGCAGAGGTAAAGAGGAACTACTATACATTAGTTTTACAACACACATAAATACGTTTTCATGGACAGTGGTGAGCAatcgaatacaacgggtgtagacgaGCGTGAAGTGCTTGCTTACGATGCTCTTCCCAATGATGaagagttaaaaaaatatatatagtaacacaaggaataaaataCATAAGAATGAGTCTATATTCAGGGAGTGCTAGTACTTTATCACTGTGCAGCTGTAcaatttgaggtagatatgtacataaaggcagggtactatccatcaggatagataataataagagtaaaataaagaacagtaCGTAGTGCGGATGTAGTATATGTGAATGTGCatgagtgtcagtgtagtgtgtatgtatgtatgtatgtatgtatgtatgtatgtatgtatgtatgtatgtatgtatgtatgtatgtatgtatgcatttatttatttatttatttatttatttgagaacttgcacaattggtggctgactaaaaactACAATGggccaaaaaagtatttagtcagccaccaattgtgcaagttctccaacttaaaaaagatgagagaggcctgtaattttcatcacaggtacacttcaactatgacagacaaaatgagaaaaaaaaacaacagaaaatcatattgtaggatttttaatgaatttatttgcaaattgtggtggaaaataagtatttggtcaataacaaaagtttatctcaatactttgttataccctttgttggcaatgacagaggtcaaacgttttctgtaagtcttcacaaggttttcacacactgttgctggtattttggcccattcctccatgcagatctcctctagagcagtgatgttttggggctgttgctgggcaacacagactttcaactccctccaaagattttctatgaggttgagatctggagactggctaggacactccagtaccttgaaatgcttttacgaagccactccttcgttgcccgggcggtgtgtttgggatcatgtcatgctgaaagacccagccacgtttcatctttaatgaccttgctgatggaaggaggttttcactcaaaatctcacgatacatggtcccattcattctttcctttacacggatcagccccaaagcatgatgtttccacccccatgcttcagagTAGGTATGGTAAGagtaagaagttacaggtctgtgagaaccagaaatcttgcttgtttgtaggtgaccaaatacttattgcccaccataatttgcaaataaattaataaaaaatcctacaatgtgattttctggattttttttctcattttgtctgtcatttttgaagtgtacctatgatgaaaattacaggcctctctcatctttttaagtgggagaacttgcacaattggtggctgactaaatacttttttgccccactgtgtcagagcttaagaggatctgcagggaagaatgggagaaactccccgaatacaggtgtgccaagcttgtagcgcaatacccaataagacttgaggctgtaatcgctgccaaaggtgcttcaacaaagtactgagtaaagggtctgaatacttatgtaaatgtgatattactTTGTTTTTTGTAGGTTTTTTTGGGGCaagaatttcgaaaaacctgtttttgctttgtcatggggtattttttgtagattgatgagggaggaAACTATTTGATTCATTTTAGAGTTAGGCtttaatgtaacaatgtggaaaaagtcaaggggtctaaatactttccgaatgcactgtaattaactaattagcagtcttatggctttcgTCCGTGAGCCGATGCTCTGGTACCATTTGCTGGACATTATAGCAATTTTTCTGTCACCGCCTGATGGAGGTCCTGTATTGAAGGGagctcaccccccctccccccctctctctctcttctgctcttgCCTATGAACATAGAGTAATTGGGGTTTTGAGTCATTGCGACTTCCTTACTTGAACTCTTGTTCCTCAAAAATAAGTCAAGTGTGAATGATATATGTATGATGTGTAAAAACAGCTGTATGTTTATCTCTCCACTATGAAGGGTGCTATCTTCTTGAACAAGGCAGAACAGAGCAACACCAACGTTCCCAGGCCCTCCACCTCCACAACTATGGCTGTCAGTCTGTCATCCCTTTACAAGAAAACTAATGGGCAGCTGAAGGTATCAGGCCTGTCTCACCACCACTCTTGTGTGATAATCAGTTGCTTATCTCTAAAGTTTCTGTTTGGGATTATCTGTCAGTGGATAGATGCCTCTCACATTAACATTTGAATGCGTCTCTCTCCTGAAAAACAGAACATGATTTATTCTAGCTGTGAGAAGGTCAACGAGGCCATCATGTCCCTGCATTCCTTACTGAACCTCTCCCTGTATGACTATGTGTTGCGCTTGGTTAGTCCCTCATATTATCTTACATTCATATTATATTAGTATTTAATATTACACTGATGCCTCAAAGTAATGTGTGGAAAAAATTTAATGCGCATTACAATGACTTGTGTTTTTACAGTGGCAAGATAACCCAAGTCTAGATGAGAAGCAGGTGAGAGTCCTGGCCCAGACCTGGAAAACCAGCAAAGACAAGGAGCGGGAGCGACAACAGGACTTACATCACGACCTCCTCGCAAAACAACAATCAGTGAGCCGCAATTCTcaacattttattttttcttTCTGGTTTTGATATCTTTAACTTGTAACTGCTTAACCTTACATCTTTCCCTGATTCCCCTCGACAGCTTACAATGTGCATCCAGACCATTTTGGCTAGTAGAAAAAATGAAATTACCCATACTGCCACGGTCACCAATCACACACCAGCTCTAACAGATTCCGCCAATAAACCTACACAGTGAGGCAGGAGGGATGTCTCCAAGTCTCAGTCCCCTGTTCCACTAGAGGACGCTCTAGTCTAACCACAGTAACTACAGAGGGTTCTTAGTGCTTACTCCCCCCAAAGGGGTGACAGATGGGTGACAAACAACATTTCCGTTAAGGATTTACTTTATTTTACATTGAAAATGAATGCATGTTCTATAGCAAAGGTATTGTTAAACATATGTTATGTTAAATACATATGTTTTGGTATTTTTCTGCCTTAAAATTATTTGGAAAATATTTTCCTATGTGATTAATTGTATATTTCTGTCTTCCTCTAAAGCTATAATAAAACCTTTGTTTTTACCATTGTCTAAAACGTTATAGGTTTCATGGTTAATTTTTTTGCTTTGGTCGTTACACTTTATTTTATGGGTACAGATAAATGACCAGGTAGTTGACCTCAAATAAGATGGTAATAATGATTGGTACTTCTTGGTACTTAATTCAAAAATATTTCATTCGTAACATTTGGATGATATGTCACTGTTAGTGAGGTACTGAATCATTTCAATAATACATCCTGTACAATACATCCTCGCTCAGCGAAAATTACACATTCAGGTCAAGAAAGCTGTGGGTTACTAGGATTGGAGAGATTGTTCATCAGAAGAAGTGTTTATGCTCAGTAGTTTTGTTTTTACTTTGGTGTAGAGCGGATGCTAAACTGATCTTTATCTCTGATGCTCCAGAAAGGGTGAatcaaacagaagaaaacaggtCAGAGCCTGTCATGGAATGAAAACACGAACATTGCATGTTACAGTAAAAACTGCAAAACTGTCTATAACATTGCTTTTTATAGGACATTGTGAAACTACTTAAGTGGATCTAATTGCATGCACAGAGGTTTGTCAAAAACGGTGACAACTGTATATTCCATTATAAACTGTCTCAATCATATTTCAAATGTTATCTTAACTTACCCAAAGCTACAGCCTTGTCATAAAAACATAATTGAACACACAGTTGCTTTGCATAGCAGTTGAATAGCCTCAGTGAACTGTTAACAATGGCAAATGAGGTAGAATTGGACTTGGAGAGCAGCAGAGTGGTATTGCAATACATCAGAGGAAGTCACACCCCGAGTAAACCCTAAAGGCATTGTAGAGAAAGAGATTGCACTCATTTCTGTTTGGCTTTCTCCAGATATAGttcagacagttactaccacagcCATCAGAAGACTGATTCAACAGGGTTCACTGGACTGATGACAAGTATGCAACAGTATTGGACCACAGACAGAGGTACTGTCAACTTTCTCATGTTTATTTTTGTTATATTTGATATTAGACCTGTTGAAACGAGTGAATACTAAATCCACATATGAGAAACCAGATTACCTGAAATAAATCAACAGCTGATCAGCTAGGTCTCTTATagagggctctccaaccctgttcttggagtattacagtcctgtaggttttccttccaaccctaatctagcacacctgttCCTAATAATTATCTTGTTGATCATCTgaaccaggttagttacaactgtggttggagcgaaaacctacaaaagggtagctctccaggaacagggttggagaccacTGGTCTAATATCATTAATTTACAAAATATTATAATTAGACAtcaattcggaaagtattctgaccccttgactttttccacattttgttatgttacagccgtattctaaaatggatccaattgtcccccccccccctcatcaatcaacacaataccccataatgacaaagcaaaaagatttgttgacatttttgcaaatttaaaaaacaaaataaacaaaaatatcacatttacataagtattcagaccctttactcagtactttgtcaaAAGACCTTTggcctcgagtcttctttggtataTTACTACAAGCAAGttactctgcagatcctctcaagctctgtcaggttggatggggagtgtcgctgcaccgCTATTttcagtctctccagagatgttcaattgggttcaagtgcgggctctggctgggccactcaaggacattcagagacttgtcccgaagcaagtcctgcattgtcttggctgtgtgcttagggttgtttttctgttggaagttgaacctttgcAGCAGTCTGAAGTCCTGtgcgctctggagcaagttttcatcaaggatctcgctttGCTTTGtgcatctttccctctatcctgactagtctcccaatccctgccgctgaaaaacatccccatatcatgatgctgccacctccatgcttcaccgtaggaatgctGCCAGGTTACCTCCgaacgtgacgcttggcattgaggccaagagttcaatcttggtttcataagataagagaatcttgtttctcatggtctgagagtctttcggtgcattttggcaaacttcaagcgggcagccatgtgccttttactgaggagcggcttctttctggccactctaccataaaggcttgattggtggagtgctgcagagatggatgtccttctggaaggttctcccacctccacagaggaactctggagctctgtcagagtgaccatctagTTATTGGTCATCTCccggcagccagctctaggaagagtgttggtgcATCCAAtcttcttccacttaagaatgatggaagccactgtgttcttggggatcttttTTGTTACCCTTTccgagatctgtgccttgacacaatcttgtctcggaactctacggacaattccttcgacctgatGTCTTGGTTTTTattctgacatgaactgtcaactgtgggacctttatatagacaggtatatttccaaatcatgtccaatcaattgaggtggactccaatcatgttgtagaaacgtctcaaggatgatcaatggaaacaggattaacctgagctcaatttcgagtctcatagcaaagggtctgaatacttatgtaaataagatatttctgtttttattagTAATACATTGGCAAACACATTTGCAAAagttttggtttgtcattatggggcattgtgtttatttttttatccattttagaataaggctgtaacgtaacaaaatgtggaaaaggggaagggtaTTGAAAACTtaacaaatgcactgtatgtgaaaAATAGTTCCTGTAAAGTGGCTCTGTCTATTTTTGTTAGAAAAACACAGGTTTAAAAATCTATCAGTCATTGTTGGCTAGTTTTATAAAGTAACCACAACATCTGATAGTAAAGCATATAATCAGATTCTGTCTTTATGCCCCTCATGTGGCTGTAAAAATGTATGGTAAATAGGTAGCATCGGAAGAGGAGAGGTATGTAATTAAATGCCTCAACATAATGTACTGTTAGTATTCACCTTTTCAGTCTTTTGTTTGCTGTCTTTTTACTTTCCAGCACTTGCAGTACATTTTCCATACCCGTGTCTCCCTCCCTTTATTCACAGGTCTCACTGGAGGCACAGGTAATATGAGTTTGGAATCAGAGGTGAGGAATCTGACGTGCGATTGTCCCATTGACAGCTTCAAGCGCAGCGTGTTTCCTGCTGCATACCTGCTCTTCTTCTTCCTGGGCCTGATAGCCAACAGTGCCTCCCTCTGGGTCTTTCTGAGCAtgtacaggaggaagaggagtatcACCACAGTCAACCTGTACATGTTGAACCTGCTGTTGTCTGACCTCATGCTGGTGTGCTCACTGCCACTCAGGGCAGCATACTACCTGCTGGACTCCCATTGGCCGTTTGGGGACATCACTTGCCGCCTGGTCTCCTACGTATTCTATATCAACATGTATGGCTCTGTCTACTTCCTGCTGGCCCTGAGTGTCCTCCGTTACCTGGCCGTATCGCGCCCCTATATGTTCATGAATCTGGAGGGAGGATCCTGTGGTTGGGGAGGGTGTCTACTCATCTGGATATTTGTGTCGCTGGCCTCCGCACCCCTACTGAGTTCTGGGACTATCCAGGAGGGGGAAGACCGGACCCGCTGTCTGGAATTGGGCAGCAGCCTTGGCACCATCATCGTCTTGAACCGTGCTGCCCTGGTGGTTGGCTTCGCCCTGCCCTTCACTGTAATCTCTGTCTGCTACGCATGTGTGCTGCTCAGCTTGAGGCAGTGTAGGGCTGGGGTGGAGGGGATGAAGAGGCCCTCCAGGAGGAAGTCTTGTGCCCTCGTTATCCTCGGTCTCGGCATCTTCATGATCTGCTTCTTGCCCTACCATGTAGTACGAACCTTCTTCCTGGCAGCTGAGCGGAATGCTCAGCTAAATGGTTGTGCGGATTCTTGCAGCTATCTCCAAGGGATTCGGAAGGCCGCCGTGGTAACGCTCTGTCTTGCAGCAGGGAACAGCTGCCTGGACCCCTTCCTTTTCTTCTTTGTGGGAGAAAACTTCAGAGATTTCTGTATGAAAAATggtaggagacagaggagagttgttaacaacacagagagacagaggcttcAAGTGCTGCAGCCCATTGAATTAACAGTAAATTGATCAACTTTACACCTTTTTGTAAACATACCAACAATTTTgcattcaatgtttttttgtttttttacatttgctTATCTGGTATTACATTATGAACTTTTGTTATGGGTTGTATCAGTCATTTATCTATCTgttttaaaataaatacatttcaatatGTAAAGAGTGATCTCAATCTGTCTCGACTTGAAGTGTATGATTGGGCTACTTTTACATAGCACACATTGGTCCTGGAGGcctgtgcctgtctccctgcTCTATGGATGTATGACTTGTAGTGCTGTAATTTGTGTAGAGCCAAATTGTTTGTGGTTTTAGATTTATGGGACCATTGAAAATAAGTTTATAATAATGACAATATTTAATTTGAAGAGCCCATTTCCCATGCTCAATGCACATAATGTAGAAAACAAAACAGCATCAATACATCAATAAGTAGAAACATCAAAACATTAGCTACTAATGCAAAATATAGACTTTAAGAAAATCAAACATTAAAAGCTAGCTTGAATATGTATGTCTTAAGTTGTTTTTTAATGGTCTAAGCCTTTCAATCGCAGTAAATACTAAGAATAAGCTGACACATGGAATTGTTTTTTATATGGTCATAAAGTGTATAGTTTAgtcatttgattttgaattttaggacccaTGTAGtataaaagtatatatatataaaatattttttatgaaatcttgaatttggcctttactgctATAGctcatagaaacgcattgaataacacattcataaatggcaaaacggaaagtcaaaaaataaatcataaggaacaaggttttgaagtgtctcaTATAGCTGTACAGCCTGGTTCTGGGTAACCAAAAGATGACTCCGCTGAAgcttgtccaccagagctgttgccagataatttaatgttaatttctctaccataagctgcctcaaaTGTTGTTTTGGAGAATCTGGCaatacgtccaactggcctcacaaccgcaaacctcttgtaaccacgccagcacaggacctccacatctggcttcttcacctgcgggattgtctgataCCAGCCAACTGGACAGCTAATGCAACTGTTGGTTTTCACAAACAAATAATTtctacacaaactgtcagaaaccgtatcagtgaagctcatctgcatgctcatcGTCCTcgccagggtcttgacctgactgcagtttggcatcgtaatcgacttcagtgggcaaatgctcaccttccatggacactggcacgctggagaagtgggCTCTTcaggatgaatcccggtttcaactatactggtgtcaacattgtgaacagagtgccccatggtggcagtggggtagTGAtattggcaggcataagctacggacaacgaacacaattgcattttgtcGATGGCAATTTAAATGCAGAGATATCATGATGAGATTGTTGGAtcctgtgttttacattatagccattagtatatatatatatgattaaatatcatctgatgttggttgtgtgaggtgtctgcatttgtgcactggagcatcattatgagattaaacaactgcttgctacttgcctgtttgtgtgtgacaagaactgagtaacatggtgtgacctggatgttgcaaaactgtagataacagcccagcagatgctttgtccttgtgtttgtatgtaacaatattgagcacatggtgtgacttgctgtatcttacagagttgtgatagggaggggtggtcatcaTGAGGTTTAACTGAGATGGAAAAATACTGAACAACACAATAGCAGGAACTGAGCAACTGTTCTAACTAGGCTGCGATACCAGAACAGTGAGGATCTATACATCGACGGAGGGAGGACTccaagaagcgccaagaggcagggacccgcctgagcgcctgcaataggctgggcaagtttaaaccacgcccagtctctactgtgataggccaacagacgtgttggaactatgtctatcacagtataaagaatactgtttacatacatcctgtcagttctctgttctgccctgcgtggtattacagagagcccgtatatacgaaagttgcatttgccatttattacttagctaataaaaaatacatagtataaaatcagtgactcattgttatatttatcctgatagagtagcgtaaattcgaatctgctaacagatcctgaggcccattgtcatgccattcatccaccgccatcacgtTTCAGCATGATATTGCACAGCCCCATCTCGCAAGGATCTATACATAATTCCTGGATTCTGAAAATATCccaattcttccatggcctgcatactcaccagatgtGTCACCCATTGAGGAtgtttgagatgctctggattgacttgTACGACAGCATTTTCTACTTCCCATCAATATCCAGAAATTCacatagccattgaagaggagtgagacaacattccacaggccacaatcaccagcttgatcaactctatgcgaaggagatgtgtcgcgctgcaataggcaaatggtggtcacaccagatagtgactggttttctgatccaggcCCCTACTTtgtagggaggggggggggatctgaCCAacggatgcatatctgtatttccagtcatgtgaaatccatagattagggcctaatgaatgtattttaaATGACtaatttctttatatgaactgtttTAGGCAGCTGAGTTCCGAcggagatggtcgcctcgcttcgcgttcctagggaactatgcagtatttcgtttttttatgtattattttgttgcagcagcgcctcttcaacctcaggaggctgaagaaattcggcttgtcaccaaaaacactcacaaacttagGTAcaacaactgctccgcccacaactgtaaggctctccaaagggtagtgaggtctgcacaacacatcaccgggggcaaactacctgccctccaggacacctaaaccacccgatgttacaggaaggccaaaaagatcatcaaggacaacagccacccgagccactgcctgttcaccctgctatcatccagaaggctaggtcagtacaggtgcatcaaagctgggactgagagacagct encodes the following:
- the LOC135548441 gene encoding cysteinyl leukotriene receptor 2-like; amino-acid sequence: MTSMQQYWTTDRGLTGGTGNMSLESEVRNLTCDCPIDSFKRSVFPAAYLLFFFLGLIANSASLWVFLSMYRRKRSITTVNLYMLNLLLSDLMLVCSLPLRAAYYLLDSHWPFGDITCRLVSYVFYINMYGSVYFLLALSVLRYLAVSRPYMFMNLEGGSCGWGGCLLIWIFVSLASAPLLSSGTIQEGEDRTRCLELGSSLGTIIVLNRAALVVGFALPFTVISVCYACVLLSLRQCRAGVEGMKRPSRRKSCALVILGLGIFMICFLPYHVVRTFFLAAERNAQLNGCADSCSYLQGIRKAAVVTLCLAAGNSCLDPFLFFFVGENFRDFCMKNGRRQRRVVNNTERQRLQVLQPIELTVN